One genomic region from Actinocatenispora thailandica encodes:
- a CDS encoding MarR family transcriptional regulator, translating into MTEIKESLRGLSIQLSLLNHQIGAHVDLKDVDFYCLDLVNRYGPLSPSALSRRAGLHPATMTGILDRLQRGGWVVRDRDPEATDRRAVTVRALRDRNSELFALYAGMNASMDELCADYDDDELRIIADFLRRTTDAGGRATDELVDE; encoded by the coding sequence ATGACCGAGATCAAGGAGTCGCTGCGCGGGCTCAGCATCCAGCTGTCGCTGCTCAACCACCAGATCGGCGCGCACGTCGATCTCAAGGACGTCGACTTCTACTGCCTGGACCTGGTCAACCGGTACGGTCCGCTCAGCCCGAGCGCGCTGTCCCGGCGGGCGGGACTGCATCCGGCCACGATGACCGGCATCCTCGACCGGCTGCAACGCGGTGGCTGGGTGGTGCGCGATCGCGACCCGGAGGCGACCGACCGGCGTGCCGTGACGGTTCGCGCCCTCCGCGACCGCAACAGCGAACTGTTCGCGCTGTACGCGGGCATGAACGCGTCGATGGACGAGCTCTGCGCCGACTACGACGACGACGAACTCCGGATCATCGCCGACTTCCTGCGGCGTACCACCGACGCCGGCGGCCGCGCGACCGACGAACTCGTCGACGAGTGA